The Providencia sp. PROV188 genome includes a region encoding these proteins:
- a CDS encoding MASE1 domain-containing sensor histidine kinase, which yields MNKAARLGLQSLFLLFTYSLIWVGLWIIGFYLSQNSFQATLFLPQALRLTLMILLWRRYWPTVLLAEGLLTYWLAQEQLLTQPILLLSPILSLLVAMVIQNIWWRYTLYWQRLILLLAGVAANSILNALLFGLLSQYSISQLFLTTFTGGILLSPFVYLIYEYLHEQHYHMLLDYGTTDKQLRTSLIIWCFLFCLVGLSAQIFFAPEIEQLIVLLVFIPNIFMAYRYGWQGGVLSALLGSLIITFARQFQGAFDDLQELQLFLSSQALIGIGLGIAISRQKQLSSNLQRYRQRLEEELHARRDLMRQLVHTEEDVKKDIARELHDEIGQNITAIQIQSMLVKKTAANDLSYNAASQINELALQIHQATRHLLRQLRPPVLDEMSLENALTHLIGEFAFKENNIQCDFHYGLTETPANETVLFTLYRLVQELLNNISKHAKATKIHISLNQQGDSIQLIVDDNGVGIPFSKRTSGFGLRGIEERVRALGGDWTLTTQSGTKIIVNLPTF from the coding sequence ATGAACAAAGCGGCTCGTTTAGGATTACAGTCTCTATTCCTATTATTTACCTACTCACTGATTTGGGTGGGATTATGGATCATCGGCTTTTACCTTAGCCAAAATAGCTTCCAAGCCACCCTATTTCTACCACAAGCCTTACGCCTCACCTTGATGATCTTATTATGGCGACGCTACTGGCCAACTGTTTTACTCGCTGAAGGCCTGCTGACTTACTGGCTTGCGCAAGAACAATTACTCACTCAACCTATTTTGCTGTTATCCCCAATATTGAGCCTGCTGGTTGCGATGGTTATCCAAAATATTTGGTGGCGATATACACTTTATTGGCAACGACTTATTTTGTTATTGGCAGGCGTCGCCGCCAACAGCATACTCAATGCCTTGCTGTTTGGGCTGTTATCTCAATATTCCATTAGCCAATTATTCTTAACGACATTTACGGGCGGAATACTCCTCTCCCCCTTTGTTTATCTTATCTATGAATACTTACACGAACAGCACTATCATATGCTGCTCGACTACGGAACCACAGATAAGCAATTACGTACTTCATTGATTATTTGGTGTTTTCTCTTCTGCCTCGTCGGCTTAAGTGCCCAAATTTTCTTTGCCCCAGAAATTGAGCAACTGATTGTTTTATTAGTTTTTATTCCCAACATCTTCATGGCATACCGTTATGGCTGGCAAGGCGGCGTGTTATCCGCATTACTAGGAAGCTTAATCATCACCTTCGCAAGACAGTTCCAAGGTGCCTTTGATGATCTCCAAGAGCTACAGCTCTTTTTAAGCTCTCAAGCCCTGATTGGTATTGGATTAGGTATCGCTATCAGCCGCCAAAAGCAACTCTCAAGTAACTTACAACGCTACCGCCAGCGATTAGAAGAAGAGCTTCACGCCCGCCGAGACTTAATGCGCCAATTAGTGCACACCGAAGAAGATGTGAAGAAAGATATCGCCCGTGAACTTCATGATGAGATTGGACAAAATATTACCGCGATCCAAATCCAATCGATGCTGGTGAAGAAAACCGCGGCTAACGATTTAAGCTATAACGCCGCTAGCCAAATCAACGAATTGGCACTACAGATCCACCAAGCCACCCGCCATCTATTGCGCCAATTACGTCCGCCCGTGCTCGATGAAATGTCCCTCGAAAACGCACTCACCCATTTAATCGGTGAATTTGCTTTCAAGGAAAATAATATTCAATGTGACTTTCATTACGGATTAACTGAAACTCCAGCCAATGAAACGGTGTTATTCACCCTTTACCGTTTGGTTCAAGAGCTACTGAACAATATCAGTAAGCACGCCAAAGCCACAAAAATCCACATCTCGCTAAATCAACAAGGTGACTCGATACAGCTAATTGTTGATGATAATGGTGTGGGCATTCCTTTTAGCAAACGCACATCAGGCTTTGGTTTGCGTGGAATTGAGGAGCGAGTCAGAGCCTTAGGTGGCGACTGGACGCTAACAACCCAAAGTGGTACCAAAATAATTGTTAACTTGCCCACATTTTGA
- a CDS encoding response regulator transcription factor: MIKIALIDDHIVVRSGFAQLLTLEPDISIVGQYASAQEAWPHLISLDIDVAIMDISMPDESGLQLLTRLRKKKPDFRTIILSIYDTPAFVQSALDAGASAYLTKCCGPEELVQAVRSVYQGGCYLCADAMRALRQTPQQKQGVQELTNREREVFDLLVAGLSVKVIAEQLNLSHKTVHVHRANVLGKLQCENTIDLVHYALEHNIISR; encoded by the coding sequence ATGATAAAAATAGCCCTTATTGATGACCATATTGTTGTTCGCTCCGGTTTTGCTCAATTACTAACGTTAGAACCTGACATTAGTATTGTGGGGCAATATGCGAGTGCGCAAGAAGCATGGCCACACCTAATTAGCCTCGATATTGACGTGGCAATTATGGATATTTCAATGCCAGATGAGAGCGGTTTACAACTGCTAACCCGTTTACGTAAAAAGAAGCCCGACTTTCGTACTATTATTTTAAGCATCTATGACACCCCTGCTTTCGTACAAAGTGCGCTCGATGCAGGCGCCAGCGCCTATCTCACCAAATGCTGCGGACCTGAAGAATTAGTCCAGGCGGTACGTTCTGTTTACCAAGGTGGATGCTACCTGTGTGCTGATGCAATGCGAGCCTTACGCCAAACGCCGCAGCAAAAACAAGGCGTTCAAGAGCTGACTAACCGTGAGCGCGAAGTCTTTGATTTACTGGTCGCAGGTCTCAGTGTGAAAGTCATTGCGGAACAATTAAACCTCAGCCATAAAACAGTGCATGTACATCGCGCGAATGTTCTCGGGAAATTGCAATGCGAAAACACCATTGATTTAGTGCACTACGCCTTAGAACACAACATCATTTCTCGATAA